In Oncorhynchus mykiss isolate Arlee chromosome 32, USDA_OmykA_1.1, whole genome shotgun sequence, the DNA window catacaaaaatggtttgtcggTATGTGTTGAACTTCACTGGCCTGCAAAATCAATAGCATCTAACTGATCTTCTTTCAGTTAGAAGCAATTGATTTTGCAATGGCATAGACCTAGGTTGAGAATTTGTTTGCCCATGAGAACTGTTTTCACAGCACAACATTTGACAAGATCCAGGATTCCCACAGGGTTTAAGTTCAGTGTTCATATTCAATTGTTAAATGCTTAATAATAACTAACACATTAATGTAAGGAAAGAGAATATTGTGCATATACACTTACTGTCATTAAACTTATAGCCTACTTGTTGGATGTGCCATGGTGTCTAGCTGAAAGCTAGTTGTATAGTGATATTGTCAACCATCAACTGATCCAGGAAAgacattgattaaaaaaaaaattaaaaattaaaaagctAAAATGGTCTGGTACTTGGGAGCACGGAGAACACCAATACCTGCCCTGACCCGGAAAAAGCAATGAGTGCTCTAAACAGCCGACTGACAAAAGCAAACAATGGTAAATCTAAAGCATTGGAATAGAGGCATTGGCTATTTTTAATCAAGGACACATGGCAAACAAATCTATGCATTTTAAGGGAGCTCAGCACTACTGAGTGGACAGGGAGACTTTGTGCAGCCATGTAGAAATAAAAATGGCGTTCATTTTCATATACCATTGTTAAATTAGCATTATTGAGAGTTCACGAAATTGGCACCCTGGTTTTGTTCTTTTTCTCTTGATATACTAGTTCCTTATAAAAACAAACTTCTGTCAAAATGAATCCTACGTGTTatgtggtaaaggaatgataaCATGTTAAGATACGTTTTAATggttttattgatggcaattaccCATGGTTGTTATTGTGTCACTCATCCAGTAAGAATCATGGCTTTAAAATTAAACTGACTTCCTTATTATCCAAAGTCACCCTAGTCCATTTAAACaagcaataaaaaaatatatactaatgCTTTGTACAATACTGGTTTTGGTCCAAACAAAAGTGGATCAGAAAAGCCAATATACCTTTAGTCTTCAAAGGATCCCAATttgcatttaatttttttttaaatggatttcAGGCAACTTTGAATATAGGGATTTACATAATAAATTCTAAATGACAAAATGCTGAACGCAGAGTTGATTTAATGCCACGTTCACGTGCTAGTCGGGAACGTGGACATTTGACTCGCTAACTGGTTGAACGCTGCATGTAACTAACTAAAACCAACAAGTCGGAAATTTCCTAGTGCCGACAAGCACGTAAACGCGACATTACACATTAAACTTCacagataaaaaaacaaacactatTTACAGGTTTTTATAATAATATTCAAAGGCCAATTAAGAGAGGCAGACAGAATATGAATCAGAATAAAGGGGAGAGAATATGAAAATTAAGGAGATGGAGactgacagagggaggggtaAAAACCCCCACAAAAGAATAAGAACAGATTTGGAACTACAGATTTACAAAGTCGGAGGAAACTTCAGGCATCAGCCTCAGTCCCCAACCTCCACAGCGCAGGAGTAACGGTCCTCTCCTTCCCCAccctccccccacctccaccatgtttCTCACCTTCGACCGTCTGACGGCCGCTGCCACGAATGACACGTACGTTCAGTTTATACACATGCCAGACACACACATCTCAGCATGTACAAAGAAACCAAAACACCTCAAATCTGTACACGGATAACAAGCACACGTCATTCAGCACACAGAAACCTGTACATACAGCATACACGCCATTGACAACATGGCTAcgtctcaaatggtaccctatcccATACCCCATGTTGTGCACTGCTTCAAACTCAGGTTAAatgaagtgcactacatagggaatagggtggcatttgggatttGCCCTACAGCTCTCATTAACCTCTGCATGAACTTTTGCAGTTCATAACCTAATCAACGCAACAGTAATATTTATACACTTTCAAATTCAGTTTTTGCCTTTATTTTAATCACAAAAAGTCATGCCTAAATTCTAGCTGACGTTTGCAGATGTTGAAAATATATATCTTTGCTTTTGTTAAGCAGAAGTCTCACTTGATTGTGTGGTTGTTTTTGCTGTCATAGGTTATTTAAGTCTGACATGTCCTGAACAAGGGTCCCTCTCTCTAGGTTCTTTGAGGTCTCCACCCCCCCACATCAGAGTATAACCCATACATCCCCAGATAGCATGTGAAGGATGCTCTGATGAACCCCCTAAGTACTTCAGTGTTTGTCCAGAGGAAGCAGTCCTGCCTTTGCTTGAAAGGGTCCAGATTTGATTTGAAGGTCCGATGGATGTTTTACTTCTTACGTCGGACGGCTGTTTTGATCTTGCGACCGGGGATTGAGTGCTGTCCTGTGGCAGCTGCAGTGAAGGTGGTGCTCTTTGATCTGTAGTAGGGGATATGACATTATCATCAACACCTGTTTCAAATGTAGCACACACACATCCAATAACgtgcagttttttttttcttcattatcGTCACAATTGGGACTAATAACTGAATGCATGCACTAAACCAGGGCATGCAGAAATTCAGAGAGAATATGAATACCAATGTATGTGCATATGGGCAGTTGAATTTGCACCAATCCAATGGTCCCTTCTCAGGAGTCAGAGCTGTTGGACTCACCCAATATTAAAGGTAGGGGGTGCTGCGAAGTTGAAACCACTTCCAGGTGCACTGGGTTGGGGTGCGATGGAGGGCGTGGCAGAAGGGGCGGGGGACCCTCCTGGTGCCCCTCCGAAAGCAAACACCCCCGTGCTGTTACTGGAGGTGCCGAACACACTGGCTCCGCCGAACTGGAAACCTCCACCTGTTAAAACCATGACATCAGGCATAAAAAAGGGACTCTGACATTGCATGATTAAAATGTAATCACACTGCAATCAGACAGTGGCTCAAATGTATTTTTTagaaatcacacacatacacaaaaaacagccccaaacaaTGTGACAGTAGTAACCCACCTGGTGTGGTGGGGGCGGATGAGCCAAAAGCAGGAGTGGAGTTGGCTTGGTGGCCAAACACGGGGACAGAGTTGGGCTTGGCTCCGAAGGCAGGGGGCTGGGAGGCAGTGGCAGAGAAGGGGGACGGGGCAGGGGAACCAAACGCTGGGGCACTGGGATGGGGGGTGCCCTGACCAAAGTTAGGAGCTTGTCCTGACCCAAACCCAGTGGAGGAGGCAGGGCTGAATACAAACGGAGCAGGGGCTGCTGATGgagctgaccagagagagagagaggtgggtaagTGTTTTATCATTCACAGACTACATTTCAGCCAACTAAAACAAGGGTGCTAAAGTGGTAAAACATATTTGGTCAATCATTGGTCAAAGCCGTTAACAGCTATAGTTGTTATTCTATAAATTGCAGATGAGTAAAATGATGCAGTAGCACGTCAGGGGTGGAAAACCCCCTTTAAAAGAAGTCCTAAAGTGAACCAACCTGCAGTGGAGGGTGCCGCTGCTCCAAAAGTGAAGGAGGGAGCAGCAGCATTAGGTCCAGACCCAAACAGGAAGGGCTGAGCCGGGCCAGGGTTCAGAGAGACTGCAGGGGCAGGCAGGCTGTCCTGGCTCTGCCCAAACAAGAAGGACTTGGCTGGGGTGGCCTCAGTAGAGGCACTCTGCCCGAACAGGAAGGTACTGGGGGCCGGGATGGGGGCTGGGGCAGGGGTAGAGCTGCTGGAagaagaggtggtggtggtgcttgCCATGAACCCAAATGCTGGCTTTGGGGCTGCAGCATCTACAAAGAAAACAATGGAATTAAGTGAAGATTTATATCATGGTTTAAGTGTAGACAGTGTTTACATTAATTACAAACAGTTAAATagtgaaaaataaaaatagcaccaaaaaaataataaattcCATAGTAGAACATCCATTCATAAAATCGACAAATACAAAACAGGTTAATAACAATATTAACTACTGCAGCAGAGTATTCCTCTCACCTGTTGTGCTTTGCCCAAAGCTGAATGAGGGTTTAGGGGCTTCTGCTGCTAGGGTCTCACTCTGGTCTTCCGGCTTCTCAAAGGCCAAGGCAGGTGCATTGGGCTGGTCTTTAGGTGGGTCTGGCTTACTGAAGGAAAAGCCTGTAGATGGAGCTGATGCCACCCCCTCTTTACTAGGAACACTGAACAGGAACCCAGAACCCATAGAGGCAACTTCCTTCTCATGCTTCCCAAAGGTGAAAGAAGGGGCCTTGTCTTTCTCTAGTGATTCCCTGAATATGCTGCCCCCTAGTGGTGTGGTCAGCGCAGTAGCCTTGGCTTCAGCCAGCTTCCCAAACATAGGcgctgctgctgtggtggtggtcgtGGTTTCTGTAGAAGCTCCACTGTCATTCTCTGTAGAAACAGGGAGGCTGAAAGTAGAGGAGGAATCAGAGGTTGCCACCAGATGAAAGGAGAACCCACTGTAAGGGGGTTCGCTCTCCGTGCTAGCAGCTGCTGCAGTGCCAAACGAGAGCCCACCGCCGACGCCGAATTTGAACCCGGCACCCATACTGGGGGCTTCAGCCTTCTTCCCCTCGTCCACTGCAGGGGTGGAAGCAGCTGAAGCTGCAAATTTGCATCCCTCAGAGGAGCCTCCAAATTTGAAGCCTGCAGAGCTGCTGGTGTCTGTCGAGGTAGAGTCCGATGAGGCAGATGCACCAAATTTGAAGCCCCCTGAAGATGAGGAGTCCAAGAGGGTGCCGCCAAATTTGAAGCCCCCAGAACCAGAGTCCGATGACGCCCCCATGCCAAACTTGAATCCCCCCGAGTCAGAAAAGGACTGGATACCAAACGATGAGGAACCAAATGCTGAAAGAAACCAGGGATCACATTAATgagttacaaaaaaataaaaaatacttatGAATTTCCTTAGCACGTTCAGGCTTCACATCTATCCTCAATAAAATCAAAGATCTCGCTAAAATGACAAAGCCTCTAGAACACAAAAAGATGGCAGTTGACAGCTGTATATACCTTTGGGCTCTACTTTAGCTCCAGGCTTGGGGGTCTGGCAGGCCACACACTCCTTGTCTGCTCCCTTGTTCTCAACACAGCACACGTCACACTCCCACGCTCCCTCTGGCTTCTTGAACTGGGCCCCAAAGCCTAGTAGAGGAGTGGCGCTGACAGGGGCGGGAGTTAGAGATGGAGGCGCAGCCGTTGCTCCTGTTAGGTAGATGAAGATATGAGCGATCAGCAAAAATAGAAACATGTACATTTGCATCAGATTCACATCATTTAAACACTCCCTTGAAGATCCTCTGATGTAAACTGAACATATGGCCAAGATACCAGTATGGGGcaacttaaaaaataaaataataagcaCCAGGTTGTTCTCTCGTCTCACTACCTGGCTTAGCGATCCCACAGGAAACACACTTGGTGTCCTGCGCCTTGTTCTGCACCATGCACACGCCACACTCCCATGCTCCCTCTGGCTTCTTAAACTTGTCTCCGAAGCCCAGGAGTGGGGCAGCAGCGGGCAGAGTCTTAGCCTCCAAGAAGGCAGGCATAGTCAGTGTGGCCTTAACTCCAGTCCCAGGCTTGGTTGTCTCACAGGCCACACATTTGACAGCATCAGGCTTGTTCTGAACCAGACAAGTGTCACAGTCCCAGCTTCCTGCAGGCTTTGTGAACAGGGCCCCAAAAGTTGCAGCgggagtagtggtggtggtggaaccCTCCAGCCCGGACAACAAGGGTATACTGTCGGTTTTTGCTAAAGAGGAACCAGAGTTTAGTCGTGGGGTCACAGAGGTCACACACTTGGTGTCAGTGGGTTTGTTCTGCACCACACAGGCGTCACAATCCCAGGAACGTGTTGTTGCTTTGAACAAGTCCCCAAGGGAGGGGGTGTTGGTGGACAGTGCTGGGGTCTCCTGGTGGGCTTTGGGGACAGGGGAGGTCTGAGTAACAGGAACGGCAAATCCTATGGAGAAGAAGACAAGGGGTTAAAAACCACTAAAACAAAATAGAAAACTAATGGCACTATTTGAACCCTCCCATTAAAATGGCAACATAACAGTTGCCATAACCGTCATGACAGCTGATGGAGTACCAGTTTATGGCAACGGACTTGAGTCATCAAGATAAATCATCACAGGTCATTCTCACCAGGTCCATTCAGGAGGTCCAGAACACTGCCCTGTTTCAACACCTTGGCTGGTTTATATGGCCCTTCAAACTCATCCATGCTCTCACTGGCAGCGTGCTTCACTACAGAGACACCAATGGAAACAACTATTAGTTATGAAATTAATTTCCCTTTACATCAAGGTTTGGATCTTGATCTTGTTCTTATCCTGGAGTTGATCCAACCTTACCTGCTGATAATACTGGGGTGGCCATCTTCCCGTTGGATAGTGACAGACCCATTTTCACTACAGGTGCACTGAAGGTAAATCCAGACTGAAAGACAAACAAAAATTACCAACATCCGACAGTGCAAGGTTTGGTTTCAATACCTGGTACAGGAGTAAGAATATGAACTCACTGTTGAGTGTCAAAAACAGAAACAATATTCTATAGGGGTAATACTGTCATCACAGCAGGCATACTCAAGCTGCAGTAAAGCTGTGGGACTTACAGACGGGGAGAAGGACGGTGGGCTAGCAGCAGTTGCCATGACGATGGGGGAGGAGAAGGTGAAAggtgtggagggaggggtagagggggctGTAGTCGGTGGCACCTGGAATAAAGACGACAACTGATCCAGGTCAGTTTCAGCAGATGTCACACTATTTATTCACTAGGCCTTCATGGTTATTAGGATGAACACTGAACACATCGAAATAAAGCTAGTGGAAGTCACAATGTCaaagcctgcatcccaaatggcctggtcacaagtagtgcaccatatagggaatagggtcagacgtagtgcaccatatagggaatggggtgccatttgggatgtaagcaAATGGAGCTGGACGGACCTTGTTAGGGATGGGCTCCTCCAGGACAGGTGAGGTAGTGAGAGCGGCAGTGGGCGTGACTGTGGCGGTGGGAGGCTGGAAGAAGCTGAAGCTGGGCAGACTGAAGGACGGGCTGTGGGGGAGCGAGATGGCTGGCAGGTCCGATAGCTCAGCGATCTGAAGAGAGAGTCAAATGGAGTATTTAAAACAGCATGCAGCACCAGATCATTTCTACACTTTCAACCTTTTATGAAGAGATTTAGAACCAAAATCATTTGTTTATCATTTGCCGGGAAACCAAACTTttctccccagaaaggagaggggTCACAGAGAGTGAGAAGGGAGAATCCACCTGGTCTTCAGGACGTTTGGAAGAGGGTCTTGTGCTGGtcctctccctcttcatcttcccACCTCCTGACCCTGTGCTGCTGAATGCAGGAGTGCTGGACAGAGGGTAGGTGGGTAGAATGCTGCTTGTGCTTTGAGAAGGACCTGCCACTGCTTCAGGAATCAGAGGGGATTGTCTTGTGGGCTGGAGGCAAAGCAGAGGTGGAACATGAAACACAAGCAGCAGTCTGGCTGTAATTTGGAAAGCAACTCTGGAATAAAACAGACTTAGTTTGTAAAGGCTTCTACACATCTATCCAACCATCTATGGACAGGTCTTAAATTAATCAGCACGGTGTGTAGTCTCAGTTGATCGCCGCTGGACACAGTAGCTGGACATCGTAGTTGGTCCCGATTCAACATGTAGAAACAGTCATTGACGGTCTGAGTTCGGGGAAAACTTCCCAACACATTATCTATAGTTAAtttgaggtagttggatggatgCGTAGAAGCCATTAGCTGACTAATGTGGAGGTGGTGCTAGGGGTCCTCACCGTGTCTCTAGGGGTCCGAGTCACGCCCCCAGGGGTCAGAGAGGGCCTGAACGACATGGAACGGTTCCCCGACACTGACGCTGCCGCCGGGATCACCAGCTTCTGGACTGGGGGGAGGGGAGAGTCCAGCTGGAGTCGAACACACAAAAACGTCTGATAAATACTCAAAACAAGGTGTCCCAGGCCCGCACACAAAGTACAACATTAAAATGTTTGTCTCAGCTCTCCAATCTATAAATGGCCATTATCAACAGCTTGATTAATCTGGCCAAATAAAAGTTCTAATAAACTGGCATGTACCACTGCCAAACTTTCATTGTAACAAAAATGTTTGCATGGTCCTTGAGAAATCTCAAAAAAGGTAGCACTTAGTCAATATGGCCACAACATTGAGAGGAACCAGCCCTCGAGCCTTCTGCCCCAAAAAGCCATCTATGGATCTGGACAGTCTTGTCAGACCCCCTTACTTCTCAACGGCCCATTGTCAGGGCTTAGTGACCAGCTGTCACAGCTGGACCATTTAACAGTTACGGACAGCCATCCAGCTTTGGCATAGCTAACCCTACTAGATAgcaacacaaagacacacacatgctcacaaaTGCTTACAAACACACTcttcactcacactcacacccgCTTACTTAAAACACACGCCTGCTCACAGACTCAGCGCATAAACACAGCAGAGCAATGGTGAACAGCTGCCCCAGCCTAACACCCATTAACTTCAGCAGACAGGAATAAAAGGGGCAGGAGGAACTAACAATGACACCACTGTTCACACCAACTAACCGCAATGTTTGGCTCAAGACCTTTCAGCTGCTGCTGTGCATGTTAGTTGTTGGGGTTCATAATATTGTGGACAAACAGCTGGGAGAAAACTGGTTAACAAACAcacgtagaggagaggagaccagccATAATGTCAATTGTCAGTGTCAAGAGATTTTGTAAAGGGTGTTTCGAAGATAAACACTTACCAGTTTCTTTTTGGCCTGAAAATGTGAAAGGTGTAGAGTGCTGCCATCCAGTGACTGAAGGACATAGGAGAAATAACTATGAGATCATGACAATGACAACAATGGAGGACCTAAAAAGTTTAAAGAGAAATACTCATCACTTACTGTTGATAAGGGAGAGGAAACTGTAGAGGGGATTCTCTTGGCATCCTGTTAAGACAAACACACAACTGTGATGCACTTGTTAACATAAACAACCAATATTTACCATTACTTGGTAGCCAAGTTGAGATGTTAACTTCACTTCCTTGTGAGGATTCACCACTTCTCAAATCACTTTTCCAGAAATAGAATATAAATAGAAAATGTAAAGTATAAAGCTGACTGAGGTTGAAAGGTCTACACAATAAAATAGAACGGTTCTGTAACCATTGTGCCAGGCTGAGTAAGCCCCTGTTCCTGCTAATCTGAGGATTCCATATTCAATTAAAACATGTGTACTCACAGCGAGGGGGCTGGACATGCGCTCCAGGGACTGTAGGATGCGTCGGGCGGTAGCGCTGGTCACCCCACAGGGCTGAGCTCCAGCAGGCTTGGCCTTGATCTGTCTCCGCAATGGAGCCTAGAGGGGAAAATATAGCAGTCAAATTAAACATAGCAGCACTTTTCACAAACCCATTTCCCACAGAATATTGTTACTTGCCTAGGAGAAAATCAATAGGGAAACATTGTTGAGTTGTAGAGAACTACCTGGTAAGGTATGGCTGTGCGTGAACGGGCTGTTCTAACAGCAGCCGCTCCCCCGTAGGTAGTCTTCCCTGGGTAGAAGGGGGAATCCCCCAACTGACTGGAATTCAGCACTGAACTGTTCATCGTAGACTAGTGGAGAAGAACACAAATGCCCAATGTTAAACACAAATCATAAATAATGCTGCAAAAGCCAGAGTTTCCAAGATCCTATAGAAAGTCAACACCCCCCTTGGATTTCGTCACATTTGattttgttacaaagtgggattcaaacgGATTTAATAGTCAGTATTTTGTGAAGATCCTTGACAAAACATATGTaattttgaaatgtttttttaattgaacctttatttaactaggcaagtccgttaagaacaaattcttaatgccaaagtggaagaaaaattatatttttaaatattaaTTAAATACAAAACACTTATAAATGGGGTGGTTtgagcactgaatgctgattggctgacagctgtggtatatcagaccgacaaaacatttatttttactgctataATTAAATTGGTAACCAGTTCATGATAGCAagaaggcacctctggggtttgtggtatatggctaatataccacagctaagggctgtatccaggcactctgcgttgcgctTAAGgacaacccttagccgtggtatattggccatatagcacacctcctcgggcctcaTTGCTTAAATATACCTTGATTAGGTAAGAGTctatacatgttagaatcacctttttctcagcgattacagctgagagtctgtcatatatatatatatatatatattttttttttatcttggtCAAGGTGTTGGGGACAGCaatgttcaagtcttgccataggttttcaagcagatttaagatGAAACTAACTtggctactcaggaacattcactgtcttcttgataactccagtgtagatttggctttgtgttgttGATTACCGTCCTGCTGTAAGATGATTCCTCTCCCAGTGGCTGGTGTAAATCAGACTGGAGCAGGTTTTGCCTGTTTCCGTGACATAGTGAAAGTAATATCCAATAAAGAGGCAGAAACTTCAGTTTATGCTATTTGCGCAGGCAAACATGAACGCCATAACATGCCCACTACCACCACTAAGCTCAATACACAACACTCCATCACGTTGTTTtatccagtttttttttttaaatccatcgACAAAGACTGCCAAGTCTTGATGTCAAGAacacccataccatgatgcaaccaccaccatgcttgaaaataaggcagttactcagtgatgtgttgtgtttgccccaaaacataaggctttgcaAAAAGTATATTCCTTTGacgtattactttagtgccttgctgcatacatatgcatgttttggaatatttttcattctggatatttgtattcttcttttcaatCTGTCATTTCAGTCACTATTGTGGAATCACTACAATGTTGATCCGTCCTCAGCtatcccatcacagccattgaacttcGTAGCCATTTTAAAATCACcaaatggcctcatggtgacataCCTAAGCAGTTTCATTCcggtcctgcagctcagttcagaaggacaacttcatctttgatgtgtctgtgtggttcAATACATCACCCACAGCATAACTGTTAACTTTAtcatgcttaaagagatattcagcgtctgatttgttattgttacccatctaccaataactGCCCTTTATGAGGCTTTCAAAAAGCTCCCTGATCTGTGTAGTTTAATATGTGCTTaaaggaccttacagatgttgtatgcaTGAGGGTAAGAAGGGGTAGTCAAAAATAATTTAAACTCCATTATtttacacagagtgagtccatataACTTACTCTGTGATTTGCTAAGCCAAATTTTActtctgaactaattt includes these proteins:
- the nup153 gene encoding nuclear pore complex protein Nup153 — protein: MVNAMTGQLEQLSGAESIFNLAMAATGGGKIRSRRCHSASKPYAKSKQQPGLISRVTDTVKSIVPSWLQKYFRNGEAAEGGGAVVGAEQNSQAPPPNGSEEVAPRPDGRDTPEPGTSNTEPSTSRASLNFQDVLSRPPLNRSHLHFPSLDTSLARRGPSSLFSQPSTSSAPFVGASPSFSLVKEIKDNSSQHEDDNISTTSGFSSRASDKDVPNSKTASLPQLWSPEMDRTHSGPQQSQSSLKKPAFNLSVFGTSSTSTMNSSVLNSSQLGDSPFYPGKTTYGGAAAVRTARSRTAIPYQAPLRRQIKAKPAGAQPCGVTSATARRILQSLERMSSPLADAKRIPSTVSSPLSTSLDGSTLHLSHFQAKKKLLDSPLPPVQKLVIPAAASVSGNRSMSFRPSLTPGGVTRTPRDTPTRQSPLIPEAVAGPSQSTSSILPTYPLSSTPAFSSTGSGGGKMKRERTSTRPSSKRPEDQIAELSDLPAISLPHSPSFSLPSFSFFQPPTATVTPTAALTTSPVLEEPIPNKVPPTTAPSTPPSTPFTFSSPIVMATAASPPSFSPSSGFTFSAPVVKMGLSLSNGKMATPVLSAVKHAASESMDEFEGPYKPAKVLKQGSVLDLLNGPGFAVPVTQTSPVPKAHQETPALSTNTPSLGDLFKATTRSWDCDACVVQNKPTDTKCVTSVTPRLNSGSSLAKTDSIPLLSGLEGSTTTTTPAATFGALFTKPAGSWDCDTCLVQNKPDAVKCVACETTKPGTGVKATLTMPAFLEAKTLPAAAPLLGFGDKFKKPEGAWECGVCMVQNKAQDTKCVSCGIAKPGATAAPPSLTPAPVSATPLLGFGAQFKKPEGAWECDVCCVENKGADKECVACQTPKPGAKVEPKAFGSSSFGIQSFSDSGGFKFGMGASSDSGSGGFKFGGTLLDSSSSGGFKFGASASSDSTSTDTSSSAGFKFGGSSEGCKFAASAASTPAVDEGKKAEAPSMGAGFKFGVGGGLSFGTAAAASTESEPPYSGFSFHLVATSDSSSTFSLPVSTENDSGASTETTTTTTAAAPMFGKLAEAKATALTTPLGGSIFRESLEKDKAPSFTFGKHEKEVASMGSGFLFSVPSKEGVASAPSTGFSFSKPDPPKDQPNAPALAFEKPEDQSETLAAEAPKPSFSFGQSTTDAAAPKPAFGFMASTTTTSSSSSSTPAPAPIPAPSTFLFGQSASTEATPAKSFLFGQSQDSLPAPAVSLNPGPAQPFLFGSGPNAAAPSFTFGAAAPSTAAPSAAPAPFVFSPASSTGFGSGQAPNFGQGTPHPSAPAFGSPAPSPFSATASQPPAFGAKPNSVPVFGHQANSTPAFGSSAPTTPGGGFQFGGASVFGTSSNSTGVFAFGGAPGGSPAPSATPSIAPQPSAPGSGFNFAAPPTFNIGSKSTTFTAAATGQHSIPGRKIKTAVRRKK